In Mercurialis annua linkage group LG5, ddMerAnnu1.2, whole genome shotgun sequence, a single genomic region encodes these proteins:
- the LOC126681967 gene encoding uncharacterized protein LOC126681967: MWQINSGMHLNPLSSPWLPDICDSLPRLNQGVQKEEVPNFISGLLTLSKSNWNEALIKHLFIPAHVQSILSLPVPYCDQPDRLIWKHHISGNYTSKSGYFQASKVIHPPISIVTLQYSKFDWQNLWLLNIYPRIKVFLWRAPHEALPIGDQLFPRCHITLKCVHCGGMESITHLLFLCPFALRVWIHQSHLYKSAVLFAGLFGRAEISCYLNKNINLSCIMHNALDAYYEYTGIIRDHMLAHSNLTNATIQTDWIPPMEGVIKVNYDAATSRDHHCGFVASIARDSDGVVIGRFHTYFRHIWDPGILELLALRESLNWAASRSWHYVIMEGDALQVSQVINSRKIIDYRTWGICQDVWCLQNKFAQCLVQYVSRQFNGLTHDLAAKVKRCYIQAL; the protein is encoded by the exons ATGTGGCAAATTAATTCTGGTATGCATCTAAATCCTCTTTCTAGTCCTTGGTTACCTGATATTTGTGATTCACTCCCTAGGTTAAATCAAGGTGTTCAAAAGGAAGAGGTTCCAAATTTCATTTCTGGCCTTCTTACTCTTTCTAAATCAAATTGGAATGAAGCTTTGATAAAGCATTTATTTATACCAGCACATGTTCAGAGTATATTGTCATTGCCCGTTCCATATTGTGATCAGCCAGATAGATTAATTTGGAAGCATCATATATCTGGTAATTACACTTCCAAATCAGGTTATTTTCAGGCATCTAAAGTTATTCATCCTCCCATTTCTATTGTGACACTGCAATATTCCAAATTTGATTGGCAAAATCTCTGGTTGTTAAATATATATCCTCGTATTAAGGTTTTTCTCTGGCGAGCTCCTCATGAGGCTTTACCAATTGGGGATCAATTATTTCCGCGGTGTCATATTACTCTTAAATGTGTTCATTGTGGAGGTATGGAATCAATTACCCATCTATTGTTTCTTTGTCCATTTGCTCTAAGAGTATG GATCCATCAAAGTCATCTTTACAAATCTGCTGTTTTATTTGCTGGTTTATTTGGAAGAGCAGAAATAAGTTGTTATTTGAACAAAAACATCAATCTGAGTTGCATTATGCATAATGCTTTGGATGCCTATTATGAATATACAGGTATTATTCGAGACCATATGCTTGCTCATTCAAACTTAACTAATGCAACAATTCAAACAGATTGGATTCCTCCGATGGAAGGGGTCATTAAAGTTAATTATGATGCAGCTACGTCTCGCGATCATCATTGTGGTTTTGTGGCTTCTATTGCAAGGGATTCAGATGGAGTGGTTATTGGTAGGTTTCATACTTATTTCAGACATATATGGGATCCCGGTATTTTGGAGTTATTGGCACTGAGGGAGTCTCTGAATTGGGCTGCATCTCGTTCATGGCATTATGTTATAATGGAAGGTGACGCACTGCAAGTCTCACAGGTTATTAATTCACGCAAAATTATTGATTATCGTACTTGGGGGATTTGTCAAGATGTATGGTGTTTACAGAATAAGTTTGCTCAATGTTTAGTTCAATATGTTAGTCGACAGTTTAATGGCTTGACGCACGACTTGGCTGCTAAAGTTAAGCGTTGCTATATACAGGCCTTGTAA